A portion of the Coturnix japonica isolate 7356 chromosome 4, Coturnix japonica 2.1, whole genome shotgun sequence genome contains these proteins:
- the NIPAL1 gene encoding magnesium transporter NIPA3 isoform X1: MSRQEDMTQELSKLRNYGAVFGLMPSHLPGLGQGLQQGQTSPSLLTPMDGTFNETNPRPSTPVGSQYQLYIGLALAVSSSIFIGSSFILKKKGLLKLAAKGATRAGQGGYSYLKEWLWWAGLLSMGLGEAANFAAYAFAPATLVTPLGALSVLISAILSSYFLKEKLNIHGKLGCILSVLGSTVMVIHAPEEEEITSLDEMEIKLQDPAFVAFAVLLMSVALVLIFIVAPRRGQTNILIYILICSLIGAFSVSSVKGLGIAIKEMLEWKPVYRHPLVYVLVGILLLSVSTQINYLNKALDTFNTSLVTPIYYVCFTMTVVTCSVILFKEWSSMDLDDIIGTLSGFCCIIIGIFLLHAFKNTDITWSQLMSSVTKESSLPHCEYETSHTLLESMEDPAVVYGEDNVLFSQ, translated from the exons ATGAGCAGGCAGGAGGACATGACCCAGGAGCTTTCCAAACTGAGGAACTATG GTGCTGTGTTTGGGCTTATGCCATCACATCTACCAGGCCTGGGGCAAGGCCTTCAGCAGGGCCAaacctctccttctctcctcacCCCTATGGACGGGACTTTCAATGAAACAAACCCGAGGCCATCTACACCTGTCGGAAGCCAGTACCAACTCTACATTGGCCTGGCTCTGGCGGTCAGTTCCAGCATCTTCATTGGATCCAGCTTCATCCTGAAGAAGAAGGGTCTCCTGAAGTTGGCTGCCAAAGGAGCAACCCGTGCTG GACAGGGTGGATATTCTTACTTGAAGGAATGGCTTTGGTGGGCTGGACTACTTTCAA tgggACTGGGAGAAGCTGCAAACTTTGCTGCCTATGCCTTTGCACCAGCAACCTTAGTTACTCCTTTGGGTGCCCTGAGTGTTCTCATAAG TGCTATATTGTCATCCTactttctgaaagagaagctgAATATTCATGGCAAGTTGGGCTGTATTCTGAGTGTTTTGGGTTCAACAGTCATGGTTATTCATGCCCCAGAAGAGGAGGAGATCACCTCGCTGGAtgagatggaaataaaactgcaagATCCAG CGTTTGTTGCATTTGCTGTTCTCCTAATGTCTGTCGCCCTCGTGCTGATATTCATTGTGGCTCCACGGAGAGGTCAAACAAATATACTGATCTACATTTTAATTTGCTCACTCATTGGTGCTTTCTCCGTCTCATCTGTCAAAGGCCTGGGCATTGCCATTAAAGAAATGCTGGAGTGGAAGCCGGTTTATCGACATCCCCTGGTTTATGTTTTGGTGGGAATCCTATTGCTTTCAGTCAGCACCCAGATTAATTATCTCAACAAAGCACTGGACACATTTAACACATCTCTAGTGACACCTATTTATTACGTGTGTTTCACCATGACAGTGGTGACATGCTCCGTCATCCTGTTCAAGGAATGGAGTAGCATGGATCTGGATGACATTATTGGGACTCTCAGTGGATTCTGCTGTATAATAATAGGAATTTTTCTATTACATGCTTTCAAAAATACTGATATCACCTGGAGTCAGCTGATGTCCAGTGTTACAAAAGAATCATCATTACCGCACTGCGAGTATGAAACCTCTCACACTTTACTGGAGAGCATGGAAGACCCAGCTGTGGTGTATGGGGAGGACAATGTTTTATTCAGCCAATGA
- the NIPAL1 gene encoding magnesium transporter NIPA3 isoform X2 has protein sequence MPSHLPGLGQGLQQGQTSPSLLTPMDGTFNETNPRPSTPVGSQYQLYIGLALAVSSSIFIGSSFILKKKGLLKLAAKGATRAGQGGYSYLKEWLWWAGLLSMGLGEAANFAAYAFAPATLVTPLGALSVLISAILSSYFLKEKLNIHGKLGCILSVLGSTVMVIHAPEEEEITSLDEMEIKLQDPAFVAFAVLLMSVALVLIFIVAPRRGQTNILIYILICSLIGAFSVSSVKGLGIAIKEMLEWKPVYRHPLVYVLVGILLLSVSTQINYLNKALDTFNTSLVTPIYYVCFTMTVVTCSVILFKEWSSMDLDDIIGTLSGFCCIIIGIFLLHAFKNTDITWSQLMSSVTKESSLPHCEYETSHTLLESMEDPAVVYGEDNVLFSQ, from the exons ATGCCATCACATCTACCAGGCCTGGGGCAAGGCCTTCAGCAGGGCCAaacctctccttctctcctcacCCCTATGGACGGGACTTTCAATGAAACAAACCCGAGGCCATCTACACCTGTCGGAAGCCAGTACCAACTCTACATTGGCCTGGCTCTGGCGGTCAGTTCCAGCATCTTCATTGGATCCAGCTTCATCCTGAAGAAGAAGGGTCTCCTGAAGTTGGCTGCCAAAGGAGCAACCCGTGCTG GACAGGGTGGATATTCTTACTTGAAGGAATGGCTTTGGTGGGCTGGACTACTTTCAA tgggACTGGGAGAAGCTGCAAACTTTGCTGCCTATGCCTTTGCACCAGCAACCTTAGTTACTCCTTTGGGTGCCCTGAGTGTTCTCATAAG TGCTATATTGTCATCCTactttctgaaagagaagctgAATATTCATGGCAAGTTGGGCTGTATTCTGAGTGTTTTGGGTTCAACAGTCATGGTTATTCATGCCCCAGAAGAGGAGGAGATCACCTCGCTGGAtgagatggaaataaaactgcaagATCCAG CGTTTGTTGCATTTGCTGTTCTCCTAATGTCTGTCGCCCTCGTGCTGATATTCATTGTGGCTCCACGGAGAGGTCAAACAAATATACTGATCTACATTTTAATTTGCTCACTCATTGGTGCTTTCTCCGTCTCATCTGTCAAAGGCCTGGGCATTGCCATTAAAGAAATGCTGGAGTGGAAGCCGGTTTATCGACATCCCCTGGTTTATGTTTTGGTGGGAATCCTATTGCTTTCAGTCAGCACCCAGATTAATTATCTCAACAAAGCACTGGACACATTTAACACATCTCTAGTGACACCTATTTATTACGTGTGTTTCACCATGACAGTGGTGACATGCTCCGTCATCCTGTTCAAGGAATGGAGTAGCATGGATCTGGATGACATTATTGGGACTCTCAGTGGATTCTGCTGTATAATAATAGGAATTTTTCTATTACATGCTTTCAAAAATACTGATATCACCTGGAGTCAGCTGATGTCCAGTGTTACAAAAGAATCATCATTACCGCACTGCGAGTATGAAACCTCTCACACTTTACTGGAGAGCATGGAAGACCCAGCTGTGGTGTATGGGGAGGACAATGTTTTATTCAGCCAATGA